A window of Vigna radiata var. radiata cultivar VC1973A unplaced genomic scaffold, Vradiata_ver6 scaffold_185, whole genome shotgun sequence contains these coding sequences:
- the LOC106778858 gene encoding uncharacterized protein LOC106778858, whose product MRLHAYDSSRIYKDKVKFYHDKKLIKRTFHPGELVLLFNSRLKLFPGKLKSKWLGPFVVKQVFQNGAVELEHSNDDNQQRSWIVNGQRLKHYVGGDVEQTASIMMLVDP is encoded by the coding sequence atgcggCTGCATGCTTATGACTCATCAAGGATTTACAAGGAcaaggtgaaattttatcacGATAAGAAACTGATCaagagaactttccatccaggaGAGTTGGTGTTACTGTTTAACTCAAGGTTGAAGTTATTTCCTGGGaagctgaaatcaaaatggttaGGACCTTTTGTGGTAAAGCAGGTATTCCAAAATGGAGCAGTGGAGTTAGAGCATTCCAATGATGATAATCAACAACGAAGCTGGATAGTGAATGGTCAGAGGCTCAAACATTATGTGGGAGGAGATGTGGAGCAAACTGCCTCAATtatgatgttggtggatccatga